One genomic segment of Vibrio quintilis includes these proteins:
- a CDS encoding helix-turn-helix transcriptional regulator: protein MRKSQQEMTEAPLFRINHILSVRPQKLSNMTILSPSVIWVRAGYKRLLGHQKPLALDEQSLLLVRSHERLTFENQPRQAVFRSCQVCFHHYPAAEMLAYSQSISSSEQVLFKLTQDLRQALEILCRLDHRLMSHAVQRYWLDGFYQLLAEKGMLHHLFDPVGKSLQETLSEHLSATPEKSYRLDTVCLDLGMSRSTLIRRLHRENTSFREVLHQVRMNHAIILLQQGGYDLPDIALACGYLSTQRFCQRFREQFGVTFRQYEKTLTVSS, encoded by the coding sequence ATGAGAAAGAGCCAGCAGGAAATGACGGAAGCGCCATTATTCAGAATCAATCATATTCTGAGTGTCAGGCCGCAAAAGCTGAGTAATATGACGATTCTCTCTCCCTCTGTCATCTGGGTCCGGGCGGGGTATAAACGCCTGCTTGGTCACCAGAAACCCCTGGCGCTTGATGAGCAATCTCTGCTGCTGGTGCGCAGCCATGAAAGACTGACATTTGAAAACCAGCCCCGGCAGGCGGTGTTTCGTTCCTGTCAGGTTTGTTTTCATCATTATCCGGCAGCAGAGATGCTGGCATATAGCCAGTCAATCTCTTCATCTGAGCAGGTGCTCTTTAAGCTGACGCAGGATTTGCGACAGGCGCTGGAGATACTTTGCCGTCTTGATCACCGGCTTATGAGTCATGCCGTCCAGCGTTACTGGCTGGATGGTTTTTATCAGTTACTGGCTGAAAAGGGGATGCTGCATCATTTATTTGATCCGGTGGGAAAATCATTACAGGAAACTTTAAGTGAGCACCTGAGTGCAACGCCGGAGAAATCATACAGGCTGGACACGGTTTGTCTTGATCTGGGAATGAGTCGCTCGACACTCATTCGTCGTTTACACCGGGAGAACACCAGCTTCAGGGAAGTGTTACACCAGGTCAGAATGAACCATGCGATTATTTTGCTCCAACAGGGCGGCTATGATTTGCCTGATATTGCGTTAGCCTGCGGCTACCTGTCAACTCAGCGCTTTTGTCAGCGTTTCAGGGAGCAATTCGGTGTAACCTTCCGGCAATATGAGAAAACCCTGACGGTTTCATCCTGA
- a CDS encoding M50 family metallopeptidase, which yields MFIKKLVTQPKGELWIFLLFTFLALWMHYLSHSSLLIYLFKPVEVFFHEASHGLVTLLTGNRIQSLHLAWREGHVISSVAMGSGVRPARIMIAFAGYPGASLFGYLLYASSLYTGKVIKIILILFCAFFFLYIDGPATAIILLYVIAVFASCWFLGKAGTYLLRFLGIYVMLNAIYSPSYLWSIHGSGEHITLSRLTGFPAFFFILIWIGIGLYAMRAAYLLTARRG from the coding sequence ATGTTTATCAAAAAACTCGTCACTCAGCCGAAAGGCGAATTGTGGATTTTTCTGCTCTTTACTTTTCTGGCGCTGTGGATGCATTATCTGAGTCATTCCAGTCTTCTGATCTATCTGTTTAAGCCAGTCGAGGTCTTCTTTCATGAGGCTTCACACGGACTGGTGACCCTGCTGACCGGTAACCGGATTCAGAGCCTTCATCTGGCGTGGCGCGAAGGACATGTCATCTCTTCTGTTGCGATGGGAAGCGGCGTCAGGCCGGCGCGGATCATGATTGCATTTGCCGGTTATCCCGGCGCATCTCTGTTTGGTTATCTGCTCTACGCCAGCAGTCTGTATACCGGAAAAGTAATCAAGATCATTCTGATTCTGTTTTGTGCGTTTTTCTTTCTGTATATTGATGGCCCTGCCACCGCGATTATTCTTCTCTATGTCATCGCAGTATTTGCTTCGTGCTGGTTCCTTGGCAAAGCAGGCACTTATCTGCTCCGCTTTCTGGGAATTTATGTCATGCTGAACGCGATTTACTCTCCCTCATATTTATGGTCAATTCACGGCTCGGGGGAGCACATTACATTAAGCCGGCTTACCGGTTTCCCTGCTTTTTTCTTTATTCTGATCTGGATTGGCATCGGCTTGTATGCGATGCGTGCTGCTTATTTGCTCACAGCGCGCAGAGGCTGA
- a CDS encoding endo-1,4-beta-xylanase: MKINSTEGWSGFMKQHRKQPKLSAIHKSCMVVMAATFAAFNPLMTSAASESGNVDYSIAITSDWDGGYCAAVTVTNKSDQALDWHFDMTIDGTINNLWNATWSQEGSTVAMSGAGWNNTLAAGQSNSSIGYCATRNSDSTSGDDSATGNDDSTDSGSGADTGTDSGSDSDTDNSYQVPENNFAKNGGVEYDLENWSVTAGTLARSTDASHNGAASALITGRTSGWNGITFDTGSLTDGNDYDVAVWVKLAPGTVSTAEIYLTAKRTDDSDSSTTKEYERVASAVASTDKWTLLHGTYTQSGTPFEHFIIESDDAEVSYYADDFSIGGEVVADDSDNSDAKSADKFVGNITTSGSVRSDFLQYWNQLTPENEGKWGSIEKSRDVYSWDGVDAAYKYAKEHGIPFKQHTFVWGSQYPNWITSLSPTEQAAEIEEWIQDFCTRYPDAEMIDVVNEATPGHAPATFAKSAFGDDWIIKSFQLARKYCPNSKLVLNDYNVLIWNTDEFIQMAKPAVEAGVVDAIGLQSHGLESLSASQLKTNLDKVAALGLPIYISEYDIAKTDDQEQLNIMKEQFPVFYKDDAVAGITLWGYIAGKTWKEGTGLINSDGTQRPAMKWLMNYLEEQRDSDSKK; this comes from the coding sequence ATGAAAATAAATTCAACGGAAGGTTGGTCTGGTTTTATGAAACAACATAGAAAACAACCCAAATTATCTGCAATCCACAAGTCTTGCATGGTGGTTATGGCTGCCACTTTTGCAGCCTTCAACCCGCTGATGACTTCAGCGGCTTCTGAAAGCGGAAATGTCGATTATTCGATTGCGATTACCAGTGACTGGGATGGTGGTTACTGTGCTGCTGTCACCGTAACGAATAAGAGCGATCAGGCGCTGGACTGGCATTTTGATATGACAATAGACGGCACGATCAATAACCTGTGGAACGCCACGTGGAGTCAGGAGGGTTCAACGGTCGCAATGTCTGGTGCCGGATGGAATAACACCCTGGCAGCAGGACAAAGCAACAGTTCAATCGGCTATTGTGCGACCCGCAACAGTGATTCAACAAGTGGTGATGATTCCGCGACCGGTAATGATGACAGTACTGATTCAGGCTCTGGTGCTGATACTGGTACAGACAGCGGTTCTGACTCTGATACTGACAACAGTTATCAGGTGCCTGAGAATAACTTCGCTAAAAATGGTGGCGTGGAATATGATCTGGAAAACTGGTCAGTGACTGCCGGCACGTTAGCACGCAGCACAGACGCAAGCCATAACGGTGCGGCCAGTGCACTGATTACAGGACGGACTAGCGGATGGAACGGGATTACTTTTGATACCGGTTCTCTGACTGATGGTAATGACTATGATGTTGCTGTCTGGGTGAAACTGGCCCCGGGAACTGTCAGTACTGCTGAGATTTATCTGACAGCAAAACGTACCGACGACAGCGATTCTTCAACGACAAAAGAATATGAACGCGTTGCTTCTGCGGTCGCTTCAACAGATAAATGGACTCTGTTACACGGAACATATACCCAAAGTGGTACGCCATTTGAGCATTTCATCATTGAATCAGACGACGCTGAAGTCAGCTATTACGCAGATGACTTCTCCATTGGTGGTGAAGTTGTTGCAGATGACTCAGATAACTCCGATGCAAAATCAGCGGATAAGTTTGTCGGTAACATTACGACTTCAGGCAGTGTCCGTTCAGACTTCCTGCAATACTGGAACCAGTTAACCCCTGAAAATGAAGGGAAATGGGGCAGCATTGAGAAAAGCCGTGATGTGTATAGCTGGGACGGGGTTGATGCCGCTTATAAATATGCGAAAGAGCATGGCATTCCGTTTAAACAGCATACATTCGTCTGGGGAAGTCAGTATCCAAACTGGATTACATCACTCAGTCCGACAGAGCAGGCAGCAGAAATTGAAGAGTGGATTCAGGACTTCTGTACCCGCTATCCTGATGCGGAAATGATCGATGTGGTGAATGAAGCTACTCCGGGTCATGCACCGGCAACATTTGCCAAAAGTGCATTTGGGGATGACTGGATCATCAAATCATTTCAACTGGCCCGCAAGTATTGCCCGAATTCAAAACTGGTGCTGAATGATTACAACGTGTTGATCTGGAACACCGATGAATTTATTCAGATGGCGAAACCTGCTGTTGAAGCCGGTGTGGTTGATGCGATTGGTCTGCAGTCTCACGGGCTGGAAAGTCTTTCAGCTTCTCAGCTGAAAACCAATCTGGATAAAGTGGCTGCACTTGGTCTGCCGATTTATATCTCAGAGTACGATATTGCCAAAACTGATGATCAGGAACAGCTGAACATCATGAAAGAACAGTTCCCTGTATTCTATAAAGATGACGCAGTTGCCGGTATTACTCTGTGGGGTTATATCGCCGGTAAAACCTGGAAAGAAGGTACAGGTTTAATCAACTCAGACGGTACTCAGCGACCTGCAATGAAATGGTTAATGAACTATCTGGAAGAACAGAGAGATTCTGATTCAAAAAAGTAG